A single Eleginops maclovinus isolate JMC-PN-2008 ecotype Puerto Natales chromosome 5, JC_Emac_rtc_rv5, whole genome shotgun sequence DNA region contains:
- the LOC134864997 gene encoding pannexin-1-like, giving the protein MAIAHVATEYVFSDFLLKDPTEAKYKGVRLELAVDKIVTFLAVGLPLFLISLAFAQEVSVGTQISCFAPTNFSWKQAAYVDSFCWAAVQQQDDGSSLWLHKFFPYTLLLLAILLYIPALFWRFTAAPHLSSDLNFIMEELDRFYNRSIRLAKNIATLDSKCSSEDTQSALDLTEGCFKYPLVEQYLKTKRLTHSLVMKYLSCRGLTLLILLLACFFLGYYIRLASLTDEFPCDLRTGVLKNNSMLPAAVQCKLVAVGVFRLLSYINLGVYALLTPLVVYAAIGPARQSSNFLRPYVLLPGFGALGLVTPFYNDLSIYLLFLEENLSELKSFKCLQVLELLQEAGEEGFDTMCLLRTLSQVKTDVLDGKKACPLKNKKETNKAE; this is encoded by the exons ATGGCGATAGCTCACGTAGCCACCGAGTACGTGTTTTCCGACTTTCTGCTGAAGGACCCCACGGAGGCCAAGTACAAAGGGGTGCGTCTGGAGCTGGCGGTGGACAAAATAGTCACGTTTCTCGCGGTGGGGCTGCCTTTGTTTCTCATCTCCCTCGCTTTTGCTCAGGAGGTGTCAGTGG GTACCCAGATCAGCTGCTTTGCTCCCACTAACTTCTCTTGGAAGCAGGCTGCATATGTGGACTCGTTTTGTTGGGCAGCAGTACAGCAACAAGATGACGGCTCATCACTATGGCTGCACAAG TTCTTCCCTTACACCCTGCTCTTACTGGCCATCCTCCTGTACATCCCGGCCCTGTTCTGGCGCTTCACTGCTGCCCCGCACCTCTCCTCCGACCTGAACTTCATCATGGAGGAGCTTGACCGCTTTTATAACCGCTCCATCAGACTAGCCAAGAATATAGCGACCTTGGATAGCAAATGTTCGTCTGAGGACACACAGAG TGCTCTGGATCTGACTGAGGGTTGCTTCAAATACCCTTTAGTGGAGCAGTATCTGAAGACCAAGCGCTTAACACACTCTCTCGTGATGAAGTACCTCTCATGTCGGGGCCTGACTCTGCTCATCCTCCTGCTGGCCTGCTTCTTCCTCGGCTACTACATCCGTCTGGCCTCTCTGACCGATGAGTTCCCCTGCGACCTGCGTACAGGGGTGCTGAAGAACAACAGCATGCTGCCGGCTGCGGTGCAGTGTAAGCTCGTAGCAGTGGGGGTCTTCAGGCTGCTCAGCTACATCAACCTTGGGGTGTATGCACTTCTCACTCCGCTGGTAGTGTACGCTGCTATTGGACCGGCTCGCCAGAGCTCCAACTTCCTCCGACCATATGTGCTGCTGCCGGGCTTCGGTGCTTTGGGCTTGGTGACGCCCTTCTACAACGACCTCAGCATCTACCTGTTGTTCCTGGAGGAGAATCTGAGCGAACTCAAGTCATTTAAGTGTCTGCAG GTTTTGGAGTTGTTGCAAGAGGCCGGTGAGGAGGGCTTTGACACCATGTGTCTGCTGCGCACTCTGAGTCAGGTGAAGACTGATGTGTTGGACGGTAAGAAGGCGTGCCCACTCAAGAACAAGAAAGAAACTAACAAGGCAGAATGA